The following proteins are co-located in the Flectobacillus major DSM 103 genome:
- a CDS encoding diacylglycerol kinase family protein encodes MIQFPKFFKSLGYAFQGIGMLLKENNFRIHLLIFGFGILFGCFFEIDTTEWLFVILGNGLAIASEGFNSAIEAIVDLASPEFHPLAKKAKDIAAGSVWITAMASMICHIIIFLPKIIDWILGL; translated from the coding sequence ATGATCCAATTTCCCAAATTTTTTAAAAGTCTCGGCTATGCCTTTCAGGGCATAGGAATGTTGCTAAAAGAAAATAACTTTCGGATACACTTACTCATATTTGGCTTTGGAATCTTGTTTGGTTGTTTTTTTGAAATAGATACCACCGAATGGCTTTTTGTGATATTAGGCAATGGATTGGCTATTGCCTCTGAAGGATTTAACTCTGCCATTGAGGCTATTGTAGATTTGGCTTCGCCAGAGTTTCATCCTTTGGCCAAAAAAGCAAAAGATATTGCTGCTGGCTCGGTTTGGATAACCGCTATGGCTTCTATGATTTGTCATATTATTATCTTCCTTCCCAAAATTATTGATTGGATACTAGGTTTATGA
- a CDS encoding DUF4494 domain-containing protein encodes MATWYLAKIRFQREDEAGSLKTINESYLIDAVSYTDAEARVFEIVASNTPEFQITNLTKMKLSEVFFEENGAETWFKAKVQYISFDEKSQKEKKTAHIMLINANDPGEVYALLKKNLGSLNDYQITDINITTILEVCPYEPENELLKTGNFRPVAEVLAEQEAAQQ; translated from the coding sequence ATGGCAACTTGGTATTTAGCTAAAATTCGTTTTCAACGCGAAGACGAAGCTGGCTCATTAAAAACCATCAACGAATCTTATTTGATTGATGCAGTATCATACACCGACGCAGAGGCAAGAGTTTTTGAAATTGTGGCAAGTAATACGCCCGAATTTCAGATAACGAACTTAACCAAAATGAAGTTAAGTGAAGTGTTTTTTGAAGAAAATGGTGCTGAAACATGGTTCAAGGCAAAAGTACAGTACATTTCTTTTGACGAAAAATCGCAAAAAGAAAAGAAAACAGCTCATATTATGCTGATTAATGCCAACGACCCAGGCGAAGTTTACGCATTGCTAAAAAAGAATTTGGGCAGCCTCAACGACTACCAAATTACTGATATTAATATTACAACTATCTTGGAGGTTTGTCCTTACGAGCCTGAAAATGAGTTACTCAAAACAGGGAATTTCCGCCCTGTAGCAGAGGTTTTGGCTGAACAAGAAGCCGCTCAACAATAA
- a CDS encoding methylated-DNA--[protein]-cysteine S-methyltransferase produces the protein METPTIFTTYIQTPLGALEISATSDFLTSILFVDTQKRPSPQNQATQELSPVMIACIDQLNEYFDGTRKVFDLVFVHEGTDFQKKVWAELLNIPYGKTISYLDLSKRIGNEKAIRAVGTTNGNNQFTIVVPCHRVIGSNGSLVGYGGDLWRKKWLLDHEAKILGNYQMSLF, from the coding sequence ATGGAAACCCCTACTATATTTACTACCTATATACAAACCCCTTTAGGTGCTTTAGAAATATCGGCTACTTCCGATTTTCTAACATCCATTTTATTTGTAGATACTCAAAAAAGACCTAGCCCACAAAATCAGGCTACCCAAGAGCTTTCGCCAGTTATGATAGCTTGTATTGATCAACTCAATGAGTATTTTGATGGAACAAGAAAAGTTTTTGATTTGGTATTTGTTCATGAAGGAACAGACTTCCAAAAAAAAGTATGGGCCGAACTACTGAATATTCCTTATGGCAAAACGATTTCATATTTAGACCTTTCCAAACGTATTGGTAACGAAAAGGCGATTAGGGCTGTAGGCACTACCAATGGCAATAATCAGTTTACTATTGTAGTTCCTTGTCATCGTGTGATTGGCTCAAATGGTAGCTTGGTGGGCTATGGAGGTGATTTGTGGCGAAAAAAATGGTTGCTCGACCACGAAGCCAAAATCTTGGGAAATTACCAAATGAGTTTGTTTTAA
- the asnS gene encoding asparagine--tRNA ligase, which translates to MQIKQILAEAAIGSTITVKGWVRTKRESKNVTFININDGSVIHNIQAVAEAGVLSEDTLKLITTGSCVAITGTLIESQGSGQKVEIQLSSALVYGTADPEKYPLQPKKHSLEFLREIGHLRPRTNTFSAIFRVRHSLAFAIHKYFNDNGFFYLHTPIITGSDAEGAGEMFRVSTLDPKNPPLNEDGSINYKEDFFGRETNLTVSGQLEGELGALALSKVYTFGPTFRAENSNTTRHLAEFWMIEPEVAFFELEDNMALAEDFTKYIIKYALENCYDDLVFLENRLKEEEKNKKQDERSELSLIEKLKFVIDNDYVKLTYTEAIQILLSSKRHKEGKFQYPVEWGIDLQSEHERYLVEKHFKKPVILTNYPKDIKAFYMKLDDDGKTVRAMDVLFPGIGEIIGGSQREDDYEKLLQRTKDVGIHEDTIWWYLETRQFGSAPHAGFGIGFERLVMFVTGMTNIRDVIPFPRTPKSAEF; encoded by the coding sequence ATGCAAATCAAACAAATCTTAGCAGAAGCAGCCATTGGCTCGACAATTACGGTAAAAGGTTGGGTAAGAACCAAACGTGAATCTAAAAACGTAACGTTTATTAATATCAATGATGGTTCTGTCATTCATAATATTCAAGCTGTAGCAGAAGCAGGCGTGTTGAGTGAAGATACTTTAAAGCTTATCACAACGGGGTCATGCGTCGCTATTACAGGTACACTTATCGAATCGCAAGGTTCAGGACAAAAGGTTGAAATTCAGCTATCTTCGGCTTTGGTATATGGTACTGCCGACCCTGAAAAATACCCTCTTCAACCTAAAAAACACTCTTTAGAATTTTTAAGAGAAATCGGTCATTTGCGTCCTCGTACCAATACTTTCTCTGCGATTTTCCGTGTACGTCATAGTTTGGCTTTTGCCATTCATAAGTACTTCAACGATAACGGTTTCTTCTATTTGCACACACCTATTATTACAGGTTCGGATGCCGAAGGAGCAGGCGAAATGTTTAGAGTATCAACCCTCGACCCCAAAAATCCACCATTGAATGAAGATGGTTCTATCAACTACAAAGAGGATTTCTTTGGCCGTGAAACCAACTTAACGGTATCAGGACAATTGGAAGGCGAATTAGGTGCTTTGGCCTTGTCAAAAGTATATACTTTTGGCCCTACTTTCCGTGCTGAAAACTCTAACACCACCCGCCACTTGGCCGAATTCTGGATGATTGAGCCAGAAGTAGCGTTCTTTGAATTGGAAGATAATATGGCATTAGCTGAAGATTTTACCAAATATATTATCAAATATGCTTTGGAAAACTGCTACGATGACCTTGTTTTCTTGGAAAATAGATTGAAAGAGGAAGAGAAAAACAAAAAACAAGACGAACGCTCTGAGCTTTCTCTTATCGAAAAATTAAAGTTTGTGATTGATAACGACTATGTCAAATTGACATATACCGAGGCTATTCAGATTCTATTAAGTTCAAAGCGTCATAAAGAAGGAAAATTCCAATATCCTGTAGAATGGGGGATCGATTTGCAGTCGGAACATGAGCGTTATTTGGTGGAAAAACACTTCAAAAAACCTGTGATTTTGACCAACTATCCAAAAGACATCAAGGCGTTTTATATGAAGTTAGATGATGATGGTAAGACAGTTCGTGCTATGGACGTGTTGTTCCCTGGTATTGGTGAAATCATTGGTGGTTCACAACGTGAGGATGATTACGAAAAATTATTACAACGTACCAAAGATGTAGGTATCCACGAAGATACTATTTGGTGGTATCTAGAAACTCGTCAATTTGGGTCGGCACCACATGCTGGCTTTGGTATCGGTTTCGAGCGTTTGGTGATGTTTGTAACAGGTATGACCAATATCCGTGACGTAATTCCTTTCCCTCGTACACCAAAAAGTGCTGAATTCTAA
- a CDS encoding DNA polymerase/3'-5' exonuclease PolX gives MTNQDIIDILELTAKLLELHDENEFKIKNLNFAVRSLDKTTEDLLQLSVAAIAAISGVGKSTANKIEEIRTTGNLQEFQELLTKTPEGILEMFQIKGIGPKKIRSIWTELGITDTRELLLACENGEVAKLKGFGDKIQESIKQSILYNQANSGKLRMEKGEEIAEFLLDLLEPQFPQTAIVGDVRRKNEVIHTIQLVVGHHSPWEVQQALNTHEQLHQNEKNSSPFVWRGTLEGKQIPLEILICSPEKFINQCFVYSASPQHLAQHHLYKEVQQRSFESEEAIYAQVNIPYIIPEMREGTFEFEWVQQHSNSDLVTWDALKGILHNHSTYSDGKNTLSEMAHYCQELGFEYLGIADHSKTASYARGLSEERVWEQHAEIDKLNVLFASTNPKPFKILKGIESDILGDGSLDYSDDILKSFDYIVASIHQNLKMTEEKAMSRLLKAIENPYTTILGHPTGRLLLSRAGYPVDHRKMIDACAANGVVIEINASPYRLDLDWRWIQYALEKNVMLSINPDAHEKEGYFDMHYGVANARKGGLTTNMTFNALSLTEIEAFLEKRK, from the coding sequence ATGACCAATCAAGATATTATCGATATACTAGAGCTCACGGCCAAGTTGCTTGAACTTCATGACGAGAATGAATTTAAAATTAAAAATCTCAATTTTGCAGTTCGTTCTTTAGACAAAACCACCGAAGATTTACTTCAACTTTCGGTAGCAGCAATTGCAGCTATTTCGGGCGTAGGCAAAAGTACTGCCAACAAAATAGAAGAAATAAGAACTACAGGAAATTTACAGGAATTTCAAGAGCTTTTGACCAAAACGCCAGAGGGAATTCTGGAAATGTTTCAAATTAAAGGTATTGGCCCTAAAAAAATTCGTAGTATCTGGACAGAACTAGGTATTACCGATACCCGCGAATTGTTGTTAGCTTGCGAAAATGGCGAAGTTGCCAAGTTGAAAGGTTTTGGCGACAAAATTCAGGAAAGTATCAAACAGTCTATTTTGTACAACCAAGCTAATTCGGGTAAATTACGCATGGAAAAAGGTGAAGAAATAGCCGAATTTCTACTAGATTTGCTAGAACCTCAGTTTCCACAAACTGCTATCGTAGGCGATGTACGACGCAAAAACGAGGTTATTCATACGATTCAACTAGTAGTTGGGCATCATAGCCCTTGGGAAGTCCAGCAAGCCCTAAATACTCATGAACAATTGCACCAAAACGAGAAAAACTCATCTCCTTTTGTTTGGCGAGGTACTTTAGAAGGTAAACAAATTCCCCTCGAAATACTCATTTGTAGCCCCGAAAAATTCATCAATCAGTGTTTTGTTTATAGTGCTTCGCCACAGCATTTGGCACAGCACCATCTGTACAAAGAGGTACAACAACGCTCGTTTGAATCGGAAGAAGCCATTTATGCTCAAGTAAATATCCCTTATATTATTCCCGAAATGCGTGAAGGTACTTTTGAGTTTGAATGGGTTCAGCAACATAGCAATAGCGATTTGGTTACATGGGATGCCCTCAAAGGTATTTTGCATAATCACTCTACCTATTCCGACGGCAAGAATACTCTGTCGGAAATGGCTCATTATTGTCAGGAATTAGGCTTTGAATACCTTGGCATAGCCGACCACTCCAAAACAGCCTCTTATGCACGTGGACTTTCGGAAGAACGTGTTTGGGAGCAACATGCAGAAATAGACAAACTAAATGTATTGTTTGCTTCTACTAACCCCAAGCCTTTTAAAATCCTGAAAGGAATTGAGTCGGATATTTTGGGGGATGGCTCGCTAGACTACAGCGACGATATACTGAAAAGCTTTGATTATATTGTAGCATCGATACATCAAAACCTAAAAATGACCGAAGAAAAAGCCATGTCTCGCTTATTAAAGGCTATCGAAAATCCCTATACTACAATATTAGGACACCCGACGGGGCGGCTACTTTTATCAAGAGCTGGCTACCCTGTCGACCACCGCAAAATGATAGATGCTTGTGCTGCCAACGGCGTAGTAATTGAAATCAATGCAAGCCCTTATCGCTTGGATTTAGATTGGCGATGGATTCAGTATGCCTTAGAAAAAAATGTGATGCTATCTATCAATCCCGATGCACATGAAAAAGAAGGTTATTTTGATATGCACTACGGAGTAGCCAATGCCCGAAAAGGTGGGCTTACAACCAATATGACCTTCAACGCCCTAAGCCTAACCGAAATAGAGGCTTTTTTAGAAAAAAGAAAATAA
- a CDS encoding serine hydrolase domain-containing protein — protein sequence MKKQLLLLGFVLLGFAIWAQKKTTLAKSVAYFPEAHHWEIKAPETLGLKPDKIRDAIAFAQSHEIKNPRNMEVNHYQTFGKEPYGIGIGPFAERGEPTGLIIYKGYVVASWGEPLRCDMTHSVTKSFLSTVVGLAVDNGLIKNVNDTVYHYVPPIELYGSAVARPAEDYGKPELIRPFDTPHNRTITWEHLLRQTSDWEGTLWGKPEWADRPSANPAEWTTRSRNTPGSVYEYNDVRVNALALAATSVWRQPLPQVLKKWVMDPIGASNTWRWTGYRNSWIVLDGQAVQSVSGGGHWGGGMFINAYDMARFGLLSLHKGRWKDQQILSEKWVSQALTPTTAEPTYGYMNWFLNTNQKLLPSASSNVFYHLGNGTNMVYVDPDHDLVMVVRWLDNKSLDGMVKAVLDAF from the coding sequence ATGAAAAAACAATTATTACTATTAGGCTTTGTATTGTTGGGTTTTGCAATATGGGCTCAGAAAAAAACAACTTTAGCCAAATCTGTTGCCTATTTTCCAGAGGCACATCATTGGGAAATCAAAGCTCCAGAAACCTTAGGTTTGAAGCCCGACAAAATTCGGGATGCTATTGCTTTTGCTCAGTCGCACGAAATCAAGAATCCTCGCAATATGGAGGTAAATCATTACCAAACTTTTGGCAAAGAGCCTTATGGTATTGGTATAGGGCCTTTTGCCGAGCGTGGTGAACCGACAGGCTTAATTATTTATAAAGGCTATGTGGTTGCATCGTGGGGCGAGCCGCTTCGTTGCGATATGACACATAGTGTTACCAAAAGCTTTTTATCTACGGTGGTTGGGTTGGCAGTTGACAATGGCCTAATAAAAAATGTTAATGATACGGTGTACCATTATGTACCACCTATTGAACTATATGGAAGTGCGGTAGCACGCCCAGCCGAAGACTACGGCAAGCCTGAATTGATACGACCATTTGATACACCCCACAACCGTACAATTACGTGGGAGCATCTTTTGCGTCAAACAAGCGACTGGGAAGGTACACTTTGGGGAAAACCCGAATGGGCCGATCGCCCAAGTGCCAACCCTGCCGAATGGACAACTCGTTCACGCAATACTCCTGGAAGTGTCTACGAATACAACGATGTTCGGGTTAATGCTTTGGCCTTGGCTGCTACAAGCGTTTGGCGACAGCCATTGCCTCAGGTACTAAAAAAATGGGTGATGGACCCTATCGGAGCATCGAATACTTGGCGATGGACTGGGTATCGTAACTCTTGGATTGTATTGGATGGGCAAGCTGTACAATCGGTAAGTGGTGGTGGGCACTGGGGTGGAGGTATGTTTATTAATGCCTATGACATGGCTCGATTTGGCTTGTTGTCGCTCCATAAAGGACGTTGGAAAGACCAACAAATACTTTCTGAAAAATGGGTAAGTCAGGCTCTGACGCCAACTACCGCCGAGCCAACTTATGGATATATGAATTGGTTTTTGAATACCAATCAAAAACTATTGCCTAGTGCCTCAAGTAACGTTTTTTATCATTTGGGCAATGGTACAAATATGGTGTACGTCGACCCCGACCACGATTTGGTAATGGTAGTGCGTTGGCTAGATAACAAGTCGTTGGATGGAATGGTAAAAGCTGTATTAGATGCTTTTTAA
- a CDS encoding nuclear transport factor 2 family protein, whose amino-acid sequence MKKIFLSLFIGILFLPMAQAQQSAEEQAVKAVIDQLFTGMKQHDSTMVRTAFHPSARMQSVGFNRKTQKIALETEDSIDGFVKQIGSIPANRAIEERVLSYEIRIDGNLATAWTPYEFYADGKFSHCGVDAFQFYKTDNGWKIIAIADTRRKDCGK is encoded by the coding sequence ATGAAAAAAATCTTTCTTTCTCTTTTTATTGGCATCCTGTTTTTGCCAATGGCCCAAGCTCAACAATCGGCTGAAGAACAAGCTGTCAAAGCCGTTATCGACCAGCTATTTACGGGTATGAAACAACACGACTCTACGATGGTGCGTACAGCATTTCACCCAAGTGCCCGTATGCAGTCGGTAGGATTCAATAGGAAGACCCAGAAAATAGCGTTGGAAACCGAAGATAGTATTGATGGATTTGTTAAACAAATAGGCTCAATTCCAGCCAATAGGGCTATCGAAGAGCGTGTACTTAGCTATGAGATTCGTATTGATGGCAATCTTGCTACTGCGTGGACTCCCTACGAATTCTATGCCGACGGTAAGTTTAGTCATTGTGGTGTAGATGCTTTTCAATTTTACAAAACTGACAATGGTTGGAAAATCATTGCTATAGCCGATACTCGTAGAAAAGATTGTGGAAAATAA
- a CDS encoding FAD-dependent oxidoreductase: MNRRNFLEATSLGGLATIAGLNACTSSLPSYSDKHFHINSGVNQLPKLKLSMDRIVKETVGLRPFRASGPRLDTEMLGNKTIIHNYGHGGSGWSLSWGTASITREKALATGEKKIAVLGCGAIGIATARLLQEKGCEVTIYTKDLPPNITSSLATGTWSPASRVCDPSKVGSDFKALWEKATLFSFKQFQFLLGLNDIVAWVDEYNVYNELPQAPANFMAGGEAYELPLLPEKVTLTAKEHPFKAKVVTRRANMMFNIPSYIRHQTQDFVMYGGKIKVLEIKKLEDIDALPEKVVMNCMGLGTKAIFKDDELMPVSGQLSCLIPQPEVTYKLNTKGANLIARKDGIYLGGNGILGNWDTTPSREQTEKVVHILQDLMNSMKG; encoded by the coding sequence ATGAATAGACGTAATTTTCTTGAAGCCACCAGTTTGGGTGGTTTGGCTACCATTGCGGGTTTAAATGCCTGTACTTCATCTCTTCCAAGTTATTCCGACAAGCACTTCCATATTAATTCGGGGGTAAACCAACTTCCCAAACTCAAGCTTTCCATGGATCGGATTGTGAAAGAAACCGTAGGATTACGGCCCTTCCGAGCCTCGGGGCCACGTTTGGATACAGAAATGCTTGGCAACAAAACCATTATTCATAATTATGGTCATGGCGGTAGTGGCTGGTCGCTATCGTGGGGTACAGCCAGTATTACTCGTGAAAAAGCTCTTGCTACAGGCGAGAAAAAAATTGCGGTATTGGGTTGTGGTGCTATTGGCATTGCTACGGCTCGATTGCTCCAAGAAAAAGGCTGCGAGGTTACTATTTATACCAAAGATTTACCTCCCAATATTACATCGAGCTTGGCTACAGGTACGTGGTCGCCTGCCTCACGGGTATGTGACCCCAGCAAAGTTGGCTCCGACTTTAAGGCACTTTGGGAAAAAGCTACCTTATTTTCATTTAAACAATTTCAATTTTTATTAGGCCTCAATGATATTGTTGCATGGGTAGATGAATATAATGTCTACAACGAACTACCACAAGCTCCAGCCAATTTTATGGCAGGAGGTGAAGCATACGAGCTACCGCTATTGCCCGAAAAAGTGACATTAACAGCCAAAGAGCATCCTTTCAAAGCTAAAGTTGTAACACGACGAGCCAATATGATGTTCAATATACCTTCTTATATTCGTCATCAAACCCAAGATTTTGTCATGTATGGCGGTAAAATCAAAGTTCTTGAAATCAAAAAACTTGAAGATATAGATGCCCTCCCCGAAAAAGTGGTCATGAATTGTATGGGTTTAGGTACTAAAGCTATTTTTAAAGACGACGAACTAATGCCTGTTTCGGGGCAACTTTCGTGCTTGATACCTCAGCCCGAAGTAACCTACAAGCTTAATACCAAAGGAGCAAACTTGATTGCCCGCAAAGATGGTATTTACTTAGGGGGCAACGGAATATTAGGAAACTGGGATACCACTCCTAGCCGTGAACAAACCGAAAAAGTTGTGCATATATTGCAAGATTTAATGAATTCGATGAAAGGTTAA
- a CDS encoding RidA family protein, with protein MKKITFLGMFLVAFCSQLVYSQQLETNAPNGLTFYGTASSPISSGAVVPAGKKYFWSSGITCGVADSTAKEGTYQRYGNTKVQAESILKNLLSTLKKQGLSFKDVLFMRVYLAPDKFMGKTDYQGWFDAYGQYFGTKENPIKPCRSTLGIAGLVTAEKFVEIEIVAVYP; from the coding sequence ATGAAGAAAATTACTTTTTTAGGAATGTTTCTTGTAGCATTTTGTAGCCAGCTGGTTTATTCTCAACAGCTCGAAACAAATGCTCCTAATGGCCTTACTTTTTATGGTACTGCCAGTTCGCCTATTTCGTCGGGAGCGGTTGTACCTGCTGGGAAAAAGTACTTTTGGAGTAGCGGTATTACCTGTGGTGTAGCCGACAGTACCGCCAAAGAAGGTACTTACCAAAGGTATGGCAATACCAAAGTACAAGCCGAAAGTATTTTGAAAAACCTGTTGAGTACCCTCAAAAAACAAGGCTTGAGTTTTAAAGATGTACTTTTTATGCGAGTGTATTTGGCTCCTGATAAATTTATGGGTAAAACCGACTATCAGGGGTGGTTTGATGCCTATGGACAATACTTTGGCACAAAAGAAAACCCTATCAAGCCTTGTCGCTCAACCTTGGGAATAGCAGGCCTCGTTACAGCCGAGAAATTTGTGGAAATAGAGATTGTAGCGGTATATCCTTAG
- a CDS encoding circularly permuted type 2 ATP-grasp protein has product MNFSFNNYDTEGFYDEMFDPEGNVRMGYEAFKERVEQLGVDEFVRRHQAAERALMAMGITFNVYSENEGTERIMPVDIIPRVVSADDWNKTERGLVQRITALNLFLDDIYNDQKILKDGIVPRELIESSKNFLKPCIGLKPPKGIWIHITGTDLIRGDDGEFMVLEDNLRCPSGVSYMLENRELLKRTFPEVVGKTRIQPISDYPTRLLQMLQYITDRPNPTVCVLTPGIYNSAYFEHSYLAQQMGVELVDTRDLVVHDGYVKMRTTKGFQVVDVIYRRIDDTFLDPQTFNPHSLIGIPGLMDVYKAGRVALANAPGTGVADDKVIYAYVPRIIKYYLGEDPIIPNVQTYICGEDDDCKYVLENIEKLVVKEANEAGGYGMLIGPKSTKEEQEIFKKRIKENPRNYIAQPTISLSRVPCLIDDHAEGRHVDLRPYILYGNGVQVIPGGLTRVALRKGSLVVNSSQGGGSKDTWVLY; this is encoded by the coding sequence ATGAACTTTAGCTTCAACAATTACGATACCGAAGGATTTTATGATGAAATGTTTGACCCAGAAGGCAATGTTCGTATGGGTTACGAAGCTTTCAAAGAGCGTGTCGAACAATTAGGGGTAGATGAATTTGTTCGTCGACATCAGGCCGCAGAGCGAGCTTTGATGGCTATGGGTATTACTTTCAATGTATATTCTGAGAACGAAGGTACAGAGCGAATTATGCCTGTTGATATTATTCCGAGAGTGGTGTCGGCCGATGATTGGAACAAAACCGAAAGGGGATTGGTACAACGTATTACGGCTTTGAATCTATTTTTGGATGATATTTATAACGACCAAAAAATTCTGAAAGATGGAATTGTTCCACGAGAGCTGATTGAATCATCGAAAAACTTTCTCAAACCTTGTATTGGTCTGAAACCACCCAAAGGTATTTGGATTCATATTACAGGTACAGACTTGATTCGTGGTGATGATGGGGAATTTATGGTGTTAGAAGATAACCTTCGTTGTCCATCAGGGGTGAGTTATATGCTCGAAAACCGTGAGCTACTAAAACGTACATTCCCTGAAGTGGTGGGCAAAACACGTATTCAGCCTATTTCAGATTATCCAACTCGTTTGCTGCAAATGTTGCAGTATATTACCGACCGTCCTAACCCTACGGTTTGTGTGCTTACCCCAGGGATTTATAATTCGGCTTATTTCGAGCATTCATATTTGGCTCAACAAATGGGCGTAGAGCTTGTAGATACCCGCGATTTGGTGGTTCATGATGGTTATGTAAAAATGCGTACTACCAAAGGCTTTCAGGTAGTTGATGTAATTTATCGTCGTATCGATGATACATTCTTAGACCCCCAAACATTCAATCCGCATTCTTTGATTGGTATTCCGGGCTTGATGGATGTGTACAAAGCGGGTCGTGTGGCATTGGCCAATGCCCCTGGTACGGGTGTTGCCGACGATAAAGTAATTTATGCGTATGTACCTCGTATTATTAAATATTATCTAGGCGAAGACCCTATTATTCCAAACGTACAGACTTATATCTGTGGCGAAGACGATGATTGTAAATATGTGCTAGAAAATATTGAAAAATTGGTGGTAAAAGAAGCCAATGAAGCTGGTGGATATGGGATGTTGATTGGCCCAAAATCAACCAAAGAAGAACAGGAGATTTTCAAAAAACGTATTAAAGAAAACCCTCGTAATTATATTGCTCAGCCAACGATTTCGTTGTCGAGAGTGCCATGTTTGATAGATGACCACGCAGAAGGTCGTCACGTAGATTTACGTCCTTATATTCTTTATGGCAATGGCGTACAGGTAATTCCGGGTGGATTAACCCGTGTTGCATTGAGAAAAGGTTCGTTGGTAGTCAACTCGTCGCAAGGTGGTGGCTCAAAAGACACTTGGGTATTATATTAA